A window from Candidatus Neptunochlamydia vexilliferae encodes these proteins:
- a CDS encoding tetratricopeptide repeat protein, whose product MASSSNSPLNQNRNARLQAESVCTLIEDRSELDKRIGNLTTEQNSIRKVEHDRFATIVDRISNQVADRSWVKKIRRPETLFAQAFFKKESSFLDDTVNFVLRREPDGPEARLNAFLNETIDQRHPTLSLIDKEVLRLRRDSSQRGDLKGITGEISKLIDLYEELKVEIINSRGKERLKKIMGPTVLCHRGGPFLKLSQTEGRYLCSIGKYNQRKKQNAYGASSVRSRDGIFFKRENINPLRPGEEFLVKSFSKLISPIAGNAATKLLKIKNIWIKNPLSYKLCEHPLRRKYLITQLKEQAQKSKVAEKSKVIKDKNKTIRHREIFKHFTGQEKRVYPFTYQKIHQVVQASIEVSGENLREFIQHKRSLEKITQESATIQLLLALFLRLGDARSDNFMVSQNNNLRLIDSDPIFKPYVTYSRGVHKVSTRSTIFLLPQMDKPVHLETCKRFIDKPTSLFLIDWLTDISEQNTFYTQLEKSHIVDEAEMYSLDLPIKIAWEDFHFLETQLHRFRGYIEKKTKPPSMWQLVSLLAPGLDTVYKALKALGEEKGILAAEMEIFKFGSSAIEELLLPDKTTQEAIETLADLFPHQKAAPLTIPELVPKWLPTVDLSAFTEIQELLFVNKAFELSPHIYIKNSRIDGRELFRQAKKCNIERLTLDNPFNVSPGHILNFLTLTSSLTHLTLKLHIKDEQLSRIRESCERKKIIFKIEKPATPTLKVDEIPTNLFQKEKATLDKQQKKYGRKHHLVATTLNTIGERLRDKGMHKQALVYFLESLSIRQELSGKKSPEVAASLQAVGQAFKDLGELQESLSYLENALAIRKNLAKPNHAELASSFSAMGETLKSLGRYQEALQAFKKALNLRKQCFGEKHGEIGSNLNAIGEVYRDLNNGKKSLKYFRESQNMLKNFFKPDHPEVLATQKNVKDVQNNQQNKLEKLPKKLEEDYQNLLTKDAEGTLSVEQLVDYQNALQSSFAQTSSVQTNSVQTNSEKITSNPIFYQMLNDDTESLLIAKLSNDSLALQPTATFRAENQTYRIFPTKGEGACALHALLGEELDGMYRFPGEVHSSSKQAKDEFIHRLKENIFKLNDRQTKKLFYILFSAHLTSSDPSSKMLFMDNQAGKVIHAKFEALKSQFEEEIAKTNRQEAEFWKEEITTNKKILDRLSSEVSDIQDISSPYYGKNKAQLLEIFKRKPLALLSRINEEVNFHLSKLGNSARQKIESCRSKRKEQLQKLNSKKEESILSESAITHYLTTVQRPQYYLNTPEIELAAHVFGKKVLIVNSDAGGIHPAGPVINDDLNVPLTVIHHQGAHFSRCIETSRLLKPPSSSKLAKPSTTQGKWTTFNLNTWKKHYGTVNEITLPSNIESIMNQPCPIWSGRKVYQTHILAMIPSKLNGKPLTPNNLFKARPLSTAKSPFGNIEEPLNMTVDKPYWVLMTRNTLPKSYKMTYDERCKLLANYPNYSPPKVIEAAICTSMEYLENKQILFPDSAPSWMRWTQCKEKIHNDSLCVGDFDENGCRVFTYPGKSYGGIVGVRRLS is encoded by the coding sequence TTTTGGATGATACTGTTAACTTTGTTTTACGGAGAGAGCCCGATGGCCCAGAAGCCCGTTTAAACGCATTTCTGAATGAAACAATCGACCAACGCCATCCCACTCTTTCATTGATTGATAAGGAGGTTTTAAGATTAAGACGAGATTCCAGTCAAAGAGGTGATCTTAAAGGGATAACTGGAGAAATAAGTAAACTTATTGATCTTTACGAGGAGTTGAAAGTAGAAATTATTAATTCACGAGGTAAGGAAAGGCTAAAGAAGATTATGGGTCCCACTGTTCTCTGTCATAGAGGTGGGCCTTTTCTGAAACTCTCACAAACAGAGGGGCGATACCTTTGTTCAATAGGTAAATATAATCAAAGAAAAAAACAAAACGCCTATGGAGCAAGCTCCGTAAGGTCCCGTGATGGGATCTTTTTTAAAAGAGAAAACATCAACCCCCTTAGACCCGGTGAAGAATTTCTCGTTAAATCTTTTTCAAAGCTAATATCCCCAATTGCAGGAAATGCCGCTACAAAGCTCTTAAAGATCAAAAACATTTGGATTAAAAACCCTCTATCATACAAGCTTTGTGAACATCCATTACGTAGAAAATATCTTATTACTCAACTCAAAGAACAAGCTCAAAAAAGTAAAGTTGCTGAAAAAAGTAAAGTCATTAAGGATAAAAATAAGACAATAAGGCACAGGGAAATTTTCAAACATTTCACAGGTCAGGAAAAAAGGGTTTACCCCTTTACCTATCAGAAGATTCATCAAGTCGTTCAGGCTTCAATTGAAGTTTCAGGTGAAAACCTTAGGGAATTTATTCAACATAAGCGCTCTTTAGAGAAGATAACACAAGAAAGCGCCACTATTCAGCTGCTTCTTGCTCTTTTTCTACGATTAGGGGATGCTCGTAGTGATAACTTTATGGTCAGCCAAAACAATAATCTCCGTCTCATAGATTCTGACCCGATCTTTAAGCCTTATGTAACCTATTCTAGAGGGGTTCACAAAGTCTCCACTCGCTCAACTATTTTTTTGCTCCCTCAAATGGATAAACCTGTTCACTTGGAGACTTGCAAACGCTTCATCGATAAACCCACCTCTTTATTCCTTATCGATTGGTTAACAGATATTTCTGAGCAAAATACATTCTACACTCAACTAGAAAAAAGTCATATTGTCGATGAGGCTGAAATGTACTCTCTTGATCTTCCCATCAAAATTGCATGGGAAGACTTCCATTTTCTTGAGACTCAACTGCACAGGTTTAGGGGTTATATTGAGAAAAAAACCAAACCTCCCTCGATGTGGCAACTTGTCTCTCTTCTTGCACCTGGCCTTGATACTGTTTATAAAGCCTTAAAAGCGCTTGGAGAAGAGAAGGGAATCTTAGCGGCAGAAATGGAGATTTTTAAGTTTGGCTCATCTGCTATTGAAGAGCTACTACTTCCAGATAAAACAACCCAAGAAGCTATTGAAACACTTGCAGATCTTTTTCCTCATCAAAAAGCAGCTCCACTCACAATTCCGGAGTTGGTACCAAAATGGCTTCCGACAGTCGACCTCTCTGCTTTTACGGAGATACAGGAGCTCCTTTTTGTAAATAAGGCATTTGAACTGTCCCCTCATATCTATATTAAAAATAGTCGCATAGATGGTAGAGAGCTTTTTAGGCAAGCTAAAAAGTGCAATATAGAGCGCCTTACCCTAGATAATCCTTTCAATGTTAGTCCCGGCCATATCTTAAACTTTCTAACCTTAACCTCTAGCCTAACGCACCTCACCTTAAAACTTCATATAAAGGATGAACAACTTTCAAGAATTAGAGAAAGTTGTGAACGGAAAAAAATTATCTTTAAAATTGAAAAGCCTGCAACTCCTACTCTTAAAGTTGATGAAATTCCGACTAATTTATTTCAAAAAGAAAAGGCAACCCTTGATAAGCAGCAGAAAAAATATGGAAGAAAACATCACTTAGTTGCAACCACCTTGAATACCATAGGAGAGCGGTTGAGAGATAAAGGGATGCATAAACAAGCTCTTGTATATTTTTTAGAGTCTTTAAGTATACGCCAAGAGCTTTCTGGTAAGAAATCCCCTGAGGTAGCAGCAAGTTTACAAGCTGTGGGCCAGGCCTTTAAGGATCTAGGAGAACTTCAGGAATCTCTATCCTATTTAGAGAACGCTTTAGCGATAAGAAAAAATTTAGCCAAACCCAATCATGCAGAGTTAGCATCAAGTTTCAGTGCCATGGGAGAAACGTTAAAAAGCTTAGGCAGGTACCAAGAAGCTCTTCAAGCTTTTAAGAAAGCTCTCAATTTGCGGAAGCAGTGTTTTGGAGAAAAACATGGTGAAATAGGATCAAACTTAAATGCCATAGGAGAAGTCTACAGAGATTTAAATAATGGGAAAAAATCCCTCAAATACTTTCGAGAATCACAGAATATGCTAAAGAACTTCTTTAAGCCTGATCATCCTGAAGTGCTTGCTACCCAAAAAAATGTGAAAGATGTACAAAACAACCAACAAAATAAGCTCGAAAAACTACCTAAAAAACTCGAAGAAGATTATCAAAATCTCCTAACTAAGGACGCCGAAGGAACATTAAGTGTTGAACAGCTTGTAGACTATCAAAATGCCTTACAGTCGAGTTTCGCACAAACGAGTTCCGTACAAACGAATTCCGTACAAACGAATTCCGAAAAAATAACTTCAAACCCTATTTTTTATCAGATGCTAAATGATGACACCGAATCACTGCTGATAGCAAAGCTATCTAACGATTCCTTAGCTCTTCAACCAACCGCTACATTTAGAGCCGAAAATCAAACTTACAGAATCTTCCCCACGAAGGGTGAAGGAGCCTGCGCTCTTCACGCTCTTTTAGGAGAAGAGCTCGATGGAATGTATCGGTTCCCTGGAGAAGTTCATTCTTCATCTAAACAAGCAAAAGATGAATTTATTCATCGGCTTAAGGAAAATATCTTTAAGTTAAATGATCGCCAAACAAAAAAACTTTTTTATATCCTTTTTAGTGCCCATCTTACCTCATCAGATCCTTCTTCAAAAATGCTTTTCATGGATAATCAAGCAGGAAAGGTAATCCATGCGAAGTTTGAAGCACTCAAATCTCAATTTGAAGAAGAAATAGCGAAAACAAATCGGCAAGAAGCCGAATTTTGGAAGGAAGAAATCACTACAAATAAAAAAATTCTTGATCGGTTATCTTCTGAAGTCTCCGATATTCAAGATATCAGTAGCCCCTATTATGGAAAAAATAAAGCTCAGCTTCTAGAAATTTTTAAACGGAAGCCCCTGGCTCTCCTCAGCCGGATCAATGAAGAGGTTAATTTCCACCTCAGTAAACTTGGTAATAGCGCTAGACAGAAGATTGAGAGTTGCCGCTCAAAAAGAAAAGAGCAACTCCAAAAGCTAAATTCCAAAAAAGAAGAGAGCATCCTTTCCGAATCTGCAATAACCCATTACCTGACAACCGTACAGAGACCTCAGTATTATCTCAACACTCCAGAAATCGAGCTAGCTGCCCATGTTTTTGGAAAAAAAGTACTGATTGTTAATTCCGATGCAGGGGGAATTCACCCTGCAGGTCCTGTTATAAATGATGACCTAAACGTTCCACTGACCGTTATCCACCATCAAGGAGCCCACTTTTCTCGCTGTATAGAAACGTCTCGACTATTAAAACCACCTTCAAGTTCAAAATTAGCTAAGCCTTCAACTACTCAAGGTAAATGGACTACTTTCAACCTCAATACTTGGAAAAAGCACTACGGAACTGTTAACGAAATCACCCTCCCTTCAAATATCGAAAGTATCATGAATCAACCCTGTCCTATTTGGTCGGGACGTAAAGTCTATCAAACTCATATTCTAGCGATGATTCCTAGTAAGCTCAATGGAAAGCCGCTCACACCCAACAACCTGTTTAAAGCACGTCCCCTTTCTACAGCAAAATCTCCATTTGGCAATATTGAAGAGCCCCTCAACATGACTGTGGATAAACCCTATTGGGTTTTAATGACGCGTAATACACTCCCTAAATCTTACAAAATGACCTATGATGAGCGCTGCAAACTCCTTGCCAACTACCCAAATTATTCACCCCCAAAAGTCATTGAAGCCGCCATATGCACCTCTATGGAATATCTTGAGAACAAACAAATACTCTTCCCAGACTCTGCCCCTAGCTGGATGCGATGGACGCAGTGTAAAGAAAAGATACATAACGACTCCCTATGTGTGGGCGATTTTGATGAAAATGGATGTAGAGTCTTCACCTACCCGGGAAAGAGTTATGGAGGCATTGTTGGGGTCCGTAGACTTTCATAG